The DNA sequence TAATACCAGGCTGGGTCTAGACCATAGTTCTCAAGACAAACATTTCTGAAGTTTTCGAAGACGTCGGCTAACAGGAGCACATCCGACTCAATATAGAGATCATGATAATCCTCCATGGTTCTCATCTCAAAGATTTCCCAAACCTTTTGGGCATGTTGATAATCTTCCTCTGATATGTCAGTATCGTTGAGTCTGGAGTAGAACGCTTCTTTTGGTGGAAGTTTGGTTGCGATGAGTTTGTTGAAGTCACCGAACCAATCGTATGGAAAAACACCCTTTCTTAACAACAGTTGTAATTGTTCTCCTTCATAGTAACTTGTGAGGTTTTTGAAAGATTCTTTTGACAGATTACTTACTAAACTGTCAAGACTGGCTGACATAAATTTAAAGCTGTCAATGAATCTGATGTCACGCTTAACTTCAACCGGTTTGCCTTCTTTGTTTGTAAATGTGTCCACTACAATctgttttgtgaaagaaatatatttttcctcATTATTAGGtatacaatttattttacctTTTGATGTACCAAGGTTCTTAATGAAAAGATGGCTGTCGTATCCAGATAGATTGTGAAAGATGACTGGGAAGAACTTTGGAATTCTAAATTGAAGGTTGCATTCGTTGTGGGCTGCACCTCTATACTTTCCTGTAATGTGACAATGATCTAAAACCTTATCCTTTCCGAGCTCGCCCTTACAGATATGACAGTGAGTGGCGGTTTCATGTTCTCTCAAATTCTCTAGACTCATCTTGACTTTCTTAGAGAACTTGAAGTTGTTGTATATCATCTTGATATAAGACTCTAATCTTTCCACAAACATTTGCGGGATATCTTCATCTGGTTTTTGAATTGTCTGTCGCACAAGCATTGGTGGAAATATTTCGTCGTCAAAGCACTTGATGAGATAGCAGTAGCCTGATGGTTTGTGCTTCTGGTATTGTTTAGTAAAGCTTTTACTTTCATCTGGGGAGCATGTATCTATGTTCTCTGTAAAGCTCTCAAAATCAGCATAGACAACAAAGGGGACCCTCATTTTTCTATTATAGTTCTTAAAAGATGTATACAGAGGATTTCCATCCTTATCTGTTGGCATATCAGGTTTGAATTCTTCGTGATTGCGGCAGTATTCAAGATGTTTTTCTAATGCTTTCTTACACCAAAACCCGTTTAGACATCTGTAGCAAAAATGTGTTGTACTTTTGcgtttgtttacttttttacCTGAAAGTCTTGACATTGTTTTAATCCAGCAGTAGTGATTTGTTTCATCGTTTGATATGAGAAGTAAGTTGATCACATTAGATTCCTCTACCGATTAAGTTTTCTCACTTGTTTTTAGAGGGTGTACATCACCTTCACATCCGTAGACGTTGATTGCATAGGTGGGGTTTTGCTTTTCAAACTTGTCAATCTGTTTTAGTGAGACGGGAAACTCTATGCCTGACCAGTTAAACTTCTCTGAGTTTTctctcatttttttatttaatctcTCAGGGTGAACATCTTGTTGGTAGATGGCGGAGGTTActgcccacttgaaacattcgtGGTTGTTCTCATTCTTAACATTGATGATGGCTTGCTTGGCTGCTAATTCTGATGgtagtttaatatatgagcttcCAGATAGCGGATTAAAAGGGTCGATGTTAATATCAAAGTATTCAACCTGATTAAACTGCCACCCAGAGCCTTTGTTTTGAAATTGCTCAATCGATTCAAGTATACGATTCGTCATCGTATTGAATACGTCGGAGAAATCGGTTGCCTCAGTTATTATTTCAACTTTGGAATGGAAGTATCCTGAGTTTTCATCAATATGACCAGTAGCtggattctttttttataaatttgcATGTAAGGATAAACTTGACTTTGATAGGCttcttttgtttgttaatgAGATCTAGCACTTTTGATTTGATATTA is a window from the Nematostella vectensis chromosome 9, jaNemVect1.1, whole genome shotgun sequence genome containing:
- the LOC125572222 gene encoding uncharacterized protein LOC125572222 — translated: MRVPFVVYADFESFTENIDTCSPDESKSFTKQYQKHKPSGYCYLIKCFDDEIFPPMLVRQTIQKPDEDIPQMFVERLESYIKMIYNNFKFSKKVKMSLENLREHETATHCHICKGELGKDKVLDHCHITGKYRGAAHNECNLQFRIPKFFPVIFHNLSGYDSHLFIKNLGTSKGKINCIPNNEEKYISFTKQIVVDTFTNKEGKPVEVKRDIRFIDSFKFMSASLDSLVSNLSKESFKNLTSYYEGEQLQLLLRKGVFPYDWFGDFNKLIATKLPPKEAFYSRLNDTDISEEDYQHAQKVWEIFEMRTMEDYHDLYIESDVLLLADVFENFRNVCLENYGLDPAWYYTAPGLAWDAALKITKVNLELLTDYDKLLMIEKGIRGGVSMISNRYGKANNPYMEEYDPNLPTKYITYLDANNLYGWAMSKPLPTHEFRWMTEQEITGWKNHPCILEVDLEYPHHLHDLHNVPPFGHLA